The following proteins are encoded in a genomic region of Choloepus didactylus isolate mChoDid1 chromosome Y, mChoDid1.pri, whole genome shotgun sequence:
- the SRPK3 gene encoding SRSF protein kinase 3 isoform X5, with product MEAAAQAEAPFGALNLLVNPLEPQNADKIKVKIADLGNACWVHKHFTEDIQTWQYRVVEVLIGAEYGLPADIWSTACMAFELATGDYLFEPYSGEDYSHDKRRWRQALLLAAGPLTAAWAPDMLSAHIVELLGDIPPAFALSGCYSQEFFNRRAAPHPQPQALGSVRGAHGEVRVAPGAGHAVQRLPAAHDGVHPREAGQRCRMPPAPVAQPLGPAAVAGGTPVLRPSEVCLCPQAPCVSVLNKV from the exons ATGGAGGCCGCAGCCCAGGCCGAGG ccccgtTTGGTGCCTTAAACCTCCTGGTGAATCCCCTGGAGCCCCAAAATGCAGACAAGATCAAGGTCAAGATCGCGGACCTGGGCAACGCCTGCTGGGTG CACAAGCACTTTACGGAGGACATTCAAACGTGGCAGTACCGGGTCGTGGAGGTCCTGATTGGCGCCGAGTATGGCCTGCCAGCAGACATCTGGAGCACTGCATGCATG GCCTTCGAGCTGGCTACTGGCGACTACCTGTTTGAGCCTTACTCTGGAGAGGACTACAGCCACGACAAGCGTAGGTGGAGGCAGGCCCTGCTCCTGGCTGCTGGCCCTCTGACTGCTGCCTGGGCCCCTGACATGCTTTCTGCCCACATCGTGGAGCTCCTGGGAGACATCCCCCCCGCTTTCGCCCTCTCGGGCTGCTATTCCCAAGAGTTCTTCAACCGGAGAG CTGCGCCACATCCACAACCTCAAGCACTGGGGTCTGTACGAGGTGCTCATGGAGAAGTACGAGTGGCCCCTGGAGCAGGCCACGCAGTTCAGCGCCTTCCTGCTGCCCACGACGGAGTACATCCCCGAGAAGCTGGCCAGCGCTGCCGAATGCCTCCAGCACCTGTGGCTCAACCCCTAGGGCCTGCCGCCGTAGCAGGCGGCACCCCAGTTCTCCGTCCCTCAGAAGTTTGTCTGTGTCCCCAGGCCCCATGTGTTTCTGTTCTTAATAAAGTCTGA
- the SRPK3 gene encoding SRSF protein kinase 3 isoform X4 — translation MEAAAQAEDASPKLEEGSGSTASSGCHTGGAGAGPSPASSLPAPGGEHSLSPGSQTSGFSGSLFSAASCSILLGSSNGKLEASSPPAHKHFTEDIQTWQYRVVEVLIGAEYGLPADIWSTACMAFELATGDYLFEPYSGEDYSHDKRRWRQALLLAAGPLTAAWAPDMLSAHIVELLGDIPPAFALSGCYSQEFFNRRAAPHPQPQALGSVRGAHGEVRVAPGAGHAVQRLPAAHDGVHPREAGQRCRMPPAPVAQPLGPAAVAGGTPVLRPSEVCLCPQAPCVSVLNKV, via the exons ATGGAGGCCGCAGCCCAGGCCGAGG ACGCCAGCCCAAAACTGGAGGAGGGCAGCGGCTCCACCGCTTCTTCAGGCTGCCACACTGGGGGGGCCGGGGCgggcccctccccagcctcctcaTTGCCCGCCCCTGGGGGCGAGCACAGCCTCAGCCCCGGCTCCCAGACCTCAGGCTTCTCAGGCTCCCTTTTCTCCGCGGCCTCCTGCTCCATCCTCTTGGGATCGTCCAATGGGAAACTGGAGGCCTCCTCTCCCCCAGCA CACAAGCACTTTACGGAGGACATTCAAACGTGGCAGTACCGGGTCGTGGAGGTCCTGATTGGCGCCGAGTATGGCCTGCCAGCAGACATCTGGAGCACTGCATGCATG GCCTTCGAGCTGGCTACTGGCGACTACCTGTTTGAGCCTTACTCTGGAGAGGACTACAGCCACGACAAGCGTAGGTGGAGGCAGGCCCTGCTCCTGGCTGCTGGCCCTCTGACTGCTGCCTGGGCCCCTGACATGCTTTCTGCCCACATCGTGGAGCTCCTGGGAGACATCCCCCCCGCTTTCGCCCTCTCGGGCTGCTATTCCCAAGAGTTCTTCAACCGGAGAG CTGCGCCACATCCACAACCTCAAGCACTGGGGTCTGTACGAGGTGCTCATGGAGAAGTACGAGTGGCCCCTGGAGCAGGCCACGCAGTTCAGCGCCTTCCTGCTGCCCACGACGGAGTACATCCCCGAGAAGCTGGCCAGCGCTGCCGAATGCCTCCAGCACCTGTGGCTCAACCCCTAGGGCCTGCCGCCGTAGCAGGCGGCACCCCAGTTCTCCGTCCCTCAGAAGTTTGTCTGTGTCCCCAGGCCCCATGTGTTTCTGTTCTTAATAAAGTCTGA
- the IDH3G gene encoding LOW QUALITY PROTEIN: isocitrate dehydrogenase [NAD] subunit gamma, mitochondrial (The sequence of the model RefSeq protein was modified relative to this genomic sequence to represent the inferred CDS: substituted 1 base at 1 genomic stop codon), whose amino-acid sequence MGYPKASFHPSRSLQPPSAKYGGRHTVTMIPGDGIGPELMLHVKSVFRHACVPVDFEEVDVSSNADEQDIRNTIMAIRRNRVALMGNIETNHNLPPSHKSRNNILLTSLDLYANVIHCKSLPGVVTRHKDIDILIVCENTKGEYSSLEHESMAGVVESLKIITKAKSLRIAKYAFQLAQETGRKKVTAVHKANILKLDDGLFLQCCREVAACYPQIIFENMIVDSTTMQLVSCPQQFDVMVMPNLYSNIVNNVCAGLVGGPGLVAGANYGHVYAVFETATRNTGKSIANKNIANPTATLLASCMMLDHLKLHSYATSIRKAVLASMDNENMHTXDIGGQGITSEAIQNIIRHIRNINGRATEA is encoded by the exons ATGGGGTACCCAAAGGCCAGCTTTCACCCTTCCCGCTCCCTCCAGCCCCCATCAGCTAAGTATGGGGGGCGGCACACGGTGACGATGATCCCCGGGGATGGCATCGGGCCAGAGCTCATGCTGCACGTCAAGTCTGTGTTCAG GCATGCCTGCGTGCCAGTGGACTTCGAGGAGGTAGACGTGAGTTCCAACGCTGATGAACAGGACATCCGCAACACCATCATGGCCATCCGTCGCAACCGCGTGGCCCTGATGG GAAACATTGAAACTAACCATAACCTGCCCCCATCCCACAAGTCCCGAAACAACATCCTCCT caccagcCTGGATCTCTATGCCAATGTCATCCACTGCAAGAGCCTGCCCGGGGTGGTCACCCGGCACAAGGACATCGACATCCTCATTGTCTGCGAGAACACCAAGGGCGAGTACAGCAGCCTGGAGCACGAG AGCATGGCAGGAGTGGTGGAGAGCTTGAAGATCATCACCAAGGCCAAGTCTCTGCGCATTGCCAAGTATGCCTTCCAGCTGGCCCAGGAGACCGGACGCAAGAAAGTGACAGCCGTGCACAAGGCCAACATCTT GAAACTAGACGATGGGCTCTTCCTCCAGTGCTGCAGGGAGGTGGCGGCCTGCTACCCCCAGATCATCTTTGAGAACATGATCGTGGACAGCACCACCATGCAG CTGGTGTCCTGCCCCCAGCAGTTTGACGTCATGGTGATGCCTAATCTCTATAGCAACATCGTCAACAACGTCTGCGCAGGGCTGGTCGGGGGCCCGGGTTTGGTGGCTGGAGCCAACTACGGCCACGTGTATGCAGTGTTCGAGACA gcCACCAGGAACACAGGCAAGAGCATTGCCAACAAGAACATCGCCAACCCCACGGCGACGCTGCTGGCCAGCTGCATGATGCTGGACCACCTCAA GCTCCACTCCTACGCCACCTCCATCCGCAAGGCTGTCCTGGCATCCATGGACAATGAAAAC ATGCACACCTGAGATATTGGGGGCCAGGGCATCACGTCTGAAGCCATCCAAAACATCATCCGCCACATCCGCAACATAAACGGCCGAGCCACAGAGGCCTAG
- the SRPK3 gene encoding SRSF protein kinase 3 isoform X1 yields MMTTKCVIPRGIAPRVTRDALDHCARPRRLPAPSALHLPAPDVCMVLEVLGHQLLKCIIKSNYQGLPVPCVKSIVRQVSAVGCRPPWATGPGWGSSGMALPRCCAAWTTSTPSARSSTPTSSLRTSRCVRAMPISGAWPLKPRRGSSEGPRCPPGPQSALPPRKFGRGSCPKTRGRRSSVNRNSRSGCGTCRGWRPWRPQPRPRTPAQNWRRAAAPPLLQAATLGGPGRAPPQPPHCPPLGASTASAPAPRPQASQAPFSPRPPAPSSWDRPMGNWRPPLPQHPVWCLKPPGESPGAPKCRQDQGQDRGPGQRLLGGPACPQHKHFTEDIQTWQYRVVEVLIGAEYGLPADIWSTACMAFELATGDYLFEPYSGEDYSHDKRRWRQALLLAAGPLTAAWAPDMLSAHIVELLGDIPPAFALSGCYSQEFFNRRAAPHPQPQALGSVRGAHGEVRVAPGAGHAVQRLPAAHDGVHPREAGQRCRMPPAPVAQPLGPAAVAGGTPVLRPSEVCLCPQAPCVSVLNKV; encoded by the exons ATGATGACCACCAAATGTGTCATCCCAAGGGGCATAGCCCCAAGAGTGACAAGGGATGCCCTAGATCATTGTGCCAGGCCCCGCCGGCTGCCCGCCCCCAGTGCCCTTCACTTGCCGGCCCCAGACGTGTGCATGGTGCTGGAGGTCCTGGGCCACCAGCTCCTCAAGTGTATCATCAAGTCCAACTACCAGGGCCTGCCCGTGCCCTGTGTGAAGAGTATTGTACGGCAGGTGAGTGCTGTCGGCTGCAGGccgccctgggccactgggccaggCTGGGGGAGTTCGGGCATGGCTCTTCCCAGGTGCTGCGCGGCCTGGACTACCTCCACACCAAGTGCAAGGTCATCCACACCAACATCAAGCCTGAGAACATCCCGGTGTGTGCGGGCGATGCCTATATCCGGCGCCTGGCCGCTGAAGCCACGGCGTGGCAGCAGTGAGGGGCCCCGGTGCCCTCCCGGTCCACAG TCAGCACTGCCCCCCAGGAAGTTTGG ACGGGGAAGCTGTCCAAAAACAAGAGGAAGAAGATCAAGCGTAAACAGGAACAGCAGAAGTGGCTGCGGGACCTGCAGAGGCTGGAGACCATGGAGGCCGCAGCCCAGGCCGAGG ACGCCAGCCCAAAACTGGAGGAGGGCAGCGGCTCCACCGCTTCTTCAGGCTGCCACACTGGGGGGGCCGGGGCgggcccctccccagcctcctcaTTGCCCGCCCCTGGGGGCGAGCACAGCCTCAGCCCCGGCTCCCAGACCTCAGGCTTCTCAGGCTCCCTTTTCTCCGCGGCCTCCTGCTCCATCCTCTTGGGATCGTCCAATGGGAAACTGGAGGCCTCCTCTCCCCCAGCA ccccgtTTGGTGCCTTAAACCTCCTGGTGAATCCCCTGGAGCCCCAAAATGCAGACAAGATCAAGGTCAAGATCGCGGACCTGGGCAACGCCTGCTGGGTG GCCCCGCTTGTCCCCAGCACAAGCACTTTACGGAGGACATTCAAACGTGGCAGTACCGGGTCGTGGAGGTCCTGATTGGCGCCGAGTATGGCCTGCCAGCAGACATCTGGAGCACTGCATGCATG GCCTTCGAGCTGGCTACTGGCGACTACCTGTTTGAGCCTTACTCTGGAGAGGACTACAGCCACGACAAGCGTAGGTGGAGGCAGGCCCTGCTCCTGGCTGCTGGCCCTCTGACTGCTGCCTGGGCCCCTGACATGCTTTCTGCCCACATCGTGGAGCTCCTGGGAGACATCCCCCCCGCTTTCGCCCTCTCGGGCTGCTATTCCCAAGAGTTCTTCAACCGGAGAG CTGCGCCACATCCACAACCTCAAGCACTGGGGTCTGTACGAGGTGCTCATGGAGAAGTACGAGTGGCCCCTGGAGCAGGCCACGCAGTTCAGCGCCTTCCTGCTGCCCACGACGGAGTACATCCCCGAGAAGCTGGCCAGCGCTGCCGAATGCCTCCAGCACCTGTGGCTCAACCCCTAGGGCCTGCCGCCGTAGCAGGCGGCACCCCAGTTCTCCGTCCCTCAGAAGTTTGTCTGTGTCCCCAGGCCCCATGTGTTTCTGTTCTTAATAAAGTCTGA
- the SRPK3 gene encoding SRSF protein kinase 3 isoform X3 has product MPISGAWPLKPRRGSSEGPRCPPGPQSALPPRKFGRGSCPKTRGRRSSVNRNSRSGCGTCRGWRPWRPQPRPRTPAQNWRRAAAPPLLQAATLGGPGRAPPQPPHCPPLGASTASAPAPRPQASQAPFSPRPPAPSSWDRPMGNWRPPLPQHPVWCLKPPGESPGAPKCRQDQGQDRGPGQRLLGGPACPQHKHFTEDIQTWQYRVVEVLIGAEYGLPADIWSTACMAFELATGDYLFEPYSGEDYSHDKRRWRQALLLAAGPLTAAWAPDMLSAHIVELLGDIPPAFALSGCYSQEFFNRRAAPHPQPQALGSVRGAHGEVRVAPGAGHAVQRLPAAHDGVHPREAGQRCRMPPAPVAQPLGPAAVAGGTPVLRPSEVCLCPQAPCVSVLNKV; this is encoded by the exons ATGCCTATATCCGGCGCCTGGCCGCTGAAGCCACGGCGTGGCAGCAGTGAGGGGCCCCGGTGCCCTCCCGGTCCACAG TCAGCACTGCCCCCCAGGAAGTTTGG ACGGGGAAGCTGTCCAAAAACAAGAGGAAGAAGATCAAGCGTAAACAGGAACAGCAGAAGTGGCTGCGGGACCTGCAGAGGCTGGAGACCATGGAGGCCGCAGCCCAGGCCGAGG ACGCCAGCCCAAAACTGGAGGAGGGCAGCGGCTCCACCGCTTCTTCAGGCTGCCACACTGGGGGGGCCGGGGCgggcccctccccagcctcctcaTTGCCCGCCCCTGGGGGCGAGCACAGCCTCAGCCCCGGCTCCCAGACCTCAGGCTTCTCAGGCTCCCTTTTCTCCGCGGCCTCCTGCTCCATCCTCTTGGGATCGTCCAATGGGAAACTGGAGGCCTCCTCTCCCCCAGCA ccccgtTTGGTGCCTTAAACCTCCTGGTGAATCCCCTGGAGCCCCAAAATGCAGACAAGATCAAGGTCAAGATCGCGGACCTGGGCAACGCCTGCTGGGTG GCCCCGCTTGTCCCCAGCACAAGCACTTTACGGAGGACATTCAAACGTGGCAGTACCGGGTCGTGGAGGTCCTGATTGGCGCCGAGTATGGCCTGCCAGCAGACATCTGGAGCACTGCATGCATG GCCTTCGAGCTGGCTACTGGCGACTACCTGTTTGAGCCTTACTCTGGAGAGGACTACAGCCACGACAAGCGTAGGTGGAGGCAGGCCCTGCTCCTGGCTGCTGGCCCTCTGACTGCTGCCTGGGCCCCTGACATGCTTTCTGCCCACATCGTGGAGCTCCTGGGAGACATCCCCCCCGCTTTCGCCCTCTCGGGCTGCTATTCCCAAGAGTTCTTCAACCGGAGAG CTGCGCCACATCCACAACCTCAAGCACTGGGGTCTGTACGAGGTGCTCATGGAGAAGTACGAGTGGCCCCTGGAGCAGGCCACGCAGTTCAGCGCCTTCCTGCTGCCCACGACGGAGTACATCCCCGAGAAGCTGGCCAGCGCTGCCGAATGCCTCCAGCACCTGTGGCTCAACCCCTAGGGCCTGCCGCCGTAGCAGGCGGCACCCCAGTTCTCCGTCCCTCAGAAGTTTGTCTGTGTCCCCAGGCCCCATGTGTTTCTGTTCTTAATAAAGTCTGA
- the SRPK3 gene encoding SRSF protein kinase 3 isoform X2: MVLEVLGHQLLKCIIKSNYQGLPVPCVKSIVRQVSAVGCRPPWATGPGWGSSGMALPRCCAAWTTSTPSARSSTPTSSLRTSRCVRAMPISGAWPLKPRRGSSEGPRCPPGPQSALPPRKFGRGSCPKTRGRRSSVNRNSRSGCGTCRGWRPWRPQPRPRTPAQNWRRAAAPPLLQAATLGGPGRAPPQPPHCPPLGASTASAPAPRPQASQAPFSPRPPAPSSWDRPMGNWRPPLPQHPVWCLKPPGESPGAPKCRQDQGQDRGPGQRLLGGPACPQHKHFTEDIQTWQYRVVEVLIGAEYGLPADIWSTACMAFELATGDYLFEPYSGEDYSHDKRRWRQALLLAAGPLTAAWAPDMLSAHIVELLGDIPPAFALSGCYSQEFFNRRAAPHPQPQALGSVRGAHGEVRVAPGAGHAVQRLPAAHDGVHPREAGQRCRMPPAPVAQPLGPAAVAGGTPVLRPSEVCLCPQAPCVSVLNKV; the protein is encoded by the exons ATGGTGCTGGAGGTCCTGGGCCACCAGCTCCTCAAGTGTATCATCAAGTCCAACTACCAGGGCCTGCCCGTGCCCTGTGTGAAGAGTATTGTACGGCAGGTGAGTGCTGTCGGCTGCAGGccgccctgggccactgggccaggCTGGGGGAGTTCGGGCATGGCTCTTCCCAGGTGCTGCGCGGCCTGGACTACCTCCACACCAAGTGCAAGGTCATCCACACCAACATCAAGCCTGAGAACATCCCGGTGTGTGCGGGCGATGCCTATATCCGGCGCCTGGCCGCTGAAGCCACGGCGTGGCAGCAGTGAGGGGCCCCGGTGCCCTCCCGGTCCACAG TCAGCACTGCCCCCCAGGAAGTTTGG ACGGGGAAGCTGTCCAAAAACAAGAGGAAGAAGATCAAGCGTAAACAGGAACAGCAGAAGTGGCTGCGGGACCTGCAGAGGCTGGAGACCATGGAGGCCGCAGCCCAGGCCGAGG ACGCCAGCCCAAAACTGGAGGAGGGCAGCGGCTCCACCGCTTCTTCAGGCTGCCACACTGGGGGGGCCGGGGCgggcccctccccagcctcctcaTTGCCCGCCCCTGGGGGCGAGCACAGCCTCAGCCCCGGCTCCCAGACCTCAGGCTTCTCAGGCTCCCTTTTCTCCGCGGCCTCCTGCTCCATCCTCTTGGGATCGTCCAATGGGAAACTGGAGGCCTCCTCTCCCCCAGCA ccccgtTTGGTGCCTTAAACCTCCTGGTGAATCCCCTGGAGCCCCAAAATGCAGACAAGATCAAGGTCAAGATCGCGGACCTGGGCAACGCCTGCTGGGTG GCCCCGCTTGTCCCCAGCACAAGCACTTTACGGAGGACATTCAAACGTGGCAGTACCGGGTCGTGGAGGTCCTGATTGGCGCCGAGTATGGCCTGCCAGCAGACATCTGGAGCACTGCATGCATG GCCTTCGAGCTGGCTACTGGCGACTACCTGTTTGAGCCTTACTCTGGAGAGGACTACAGCCACGACAAGCGTAGGTGGAGGCAGGCCCTGCTCCTGGCTGCTGGCCCTCTGACTGCTGCCTGGGCCCCTGACATGCTTTCTGCCCACATCGTGGAGCTCCTGGGAGACATCCCCCCCGCTTTCGCCCTCTCGGGCTGCTATTCCCAAGAGTTCTTCAACCGGAGAG CTGCGCCACATCCACAACCTCAAGCACTGGGGTCTGTACGAGGTGCTCATGGAGAAGTACGAGTGGCCCCTGGAGCAGGCCACGCAGTTCAGCGCCTTCCTGCTGCCCACGACGGAGTACATCCCCGAGAAGCTGGCCAGCGCTGCCGAATGCCTCCAGCACCTGTGGCTCAACCCCTAGGGCCTGCCGCCGTAGCAGGCGGCACCCCAGTTCTCCGTCCCTCAGAAGTTTGTCTGTGTCCCCAGGCCCCATGTGTTTCTGTTCTTAATAAAGTCTGA